A single region of the Oncorhynchus keta strain PuntledgeMale-10-30-2019 chromosome 4, Oket_V2, whole genome shotgun sequence genome encodes:
- the zdhhc15b gene encoding palmitoyltransferase ZDHHC15B isoform X13 codes for MALSRGLRCCARVFSWIPVLIITSVVLWSYYAYVFELCVFTISNTLEKVAYLLVFHVCFVMFSWTYWKAIFTPPATPCKKFQLSYSDKDRYEREERPDAQKQILVDIAKSLPIFTRATSGAIRFCDRCQVLKPDRSHHCSVCETCVLKMDHHCPWVNNCLSLSPGVNNCVGFSNYKFFLLFLSYSMVYCVFISASVFRFFINFWVGDLPNGPAKFHVLFLMFVALMFLVSLMFLLGYHCWLVVQNRSTLEAFSAPVFTTGPDRNGFNVGIRRNLQQVFGDNKRLWFLPICTRDTLLKVYTPTLFLERDPPGGLHSNPVPGETPSCRFILQPCSWRNTLL; via the exons ATGGCTCTTTCCCGAGGTCTGAGATGCTGTGCCCGGGTGTTTTCCTGGATACCAGTCCTCATAATCACCTCCGTGGTGCTGTGGTCCTACTACGCCTATGTGTTTGAGCTATGTGTAT TCACTATCAGCAACACATTGGAGAAGG TGGCCTACCTACTGGTGTTCCATGTGTGTTTTGTGATGTTCTCCTGGACCTATTGGAAGGCCATCTTCACTCCTCCTGCCACACCCTGCAAGAAG TTCCAGCTGTCGTACTCCGACAAGGACCGttatgagagggaggagaggcctGATGCTCAGAAACAGATTCTGGTGGACATCGCTAAGAGTCTCCCCATCTTCACTAGAGCTACGTCTGGAG CTATCAGGTTCTGTGACCGGTGCCAGGTGCTGAAGCCTGACCGCAGTCACCATTGCTCTGTATGTGAAAC GTGTGTTCTGAAGATGGATCATCACTGTCCGTG ggtgaataactgtctctctctctctccagg ggtgaatAACTGTGTGGGGTTCTCCAACTACAagttcttcctcctcttcctatccTACTCTATGGTCTACTGTGTGTTCATCTCTGCCTCAGTCTTCAGATTCTTCATCAACTTCTGGGTG GGGGACCTGCCAAATGGACCCGCTAAGTTCCACGTTCTCTTCCTGATGTTTGTGGCTTTGATGTTCTTGGTCAGTCTCATGTTCCTGTTGGGTTACCACTGCTGGCTGGTCGTCCAGAACCGGTCCACACTAG AGGCGTTCTCTGCTCCAGTCTTCACGACAGGACCAGACCGTAATGGTTTCAATGTGGGGATCAGGAGGAACCTGCAGCAGGTGTTTGGAGACAATAAGAGACTCTGGTTCCTGCCTATCTGCACCAG agataccctcctgaag gtttacactccaaccctgttcctggagagagaccctcctggag gtttacactccaaccctgttcctggagagacaccctcctgtag gtttatactccaaccctgttcctggagaaataccctcctgtag
- the zdhhc15b gene encoding palmitoyltransferase ZDHHC15B isoform X12, whose product MALSRGLRCCARVFSWIPVLIITSVVLWSYYAYVFELCVFTISNTLEKVAYLLVFHVCFVMFSWTYWKAIFTPPATPCKKFQLSYSDKDRYEREERPDAQKQILVDIAKSLPIFTRATSGAIRFCDRCQVLKPDRSHHCSVCETCVLKMDHHCPWVNNCLSLSPGVNNCVGFSNYKFFLLFLSYSMVYCVFISASVFRFFINFWVGDLPNGPAKFHVLFLMFVALMFLVSLMFLLGYHCWLVVQNRSTLEAFSAPVFTTGPDRNGFNVGIRRNLQQVFGDNKRLWFLPICTRDTLLKVYTPTLFLERDPPGGLHSNPVPGERPSWRFILQPCSWRNTLL is encoded by the exons ATGGCTCTTTCCCGAGGTCTGAGATGCTGTGCCCGGGTGTTTTCCTGGATACCAGTCCTCATAATCACCTCCGTGGTGCTGTGGTCCTACTACGCCTATGTGTTTGAGCTATGTGTAT TCACTATCAGCAACACATTGGAGAAGG TGGCCTACCTACTGGTGTTCCATGTGTGTTTTGTGATGTTCTCCTGGACCTATTGGAAGGCCATCTTCACTCCTCCTGCCACACCCTGCAAGAAG TTCCAGCTGTCGTACTCCGACAAGGACCGttatgagagggaggagaggcctGATGCTCAGAAACAGATTCTGGTGGACATCGCTAAGAGTCTCCCCATCTTCACTAGAGCTACGTCTGGAG CTATCAGGTTCTGTGACCGGTGCCAGGTGCTGAAGCCTGACCGCAGTCACCATTGCTCTGTATGTGAAAC GTGTGTTCTGAAGATGGATCATCACTGTCCGTG ggtgaataactgtctctctctctctccagg ggtgaatAACTGTGTGGGGTTCTCCAACTACAagttcttcctcctcttcctatccTACTCTATGGTCTACTGTGTGTTCATCTCTGCCTCAGTCTTCAGATTCTTCATCAACTTCTGGGTG GGGGACCTGCCAAATGGACCCGCTAAGTTCCACGTTCTCTTCCTGATGTTTGTGGCTTTGATGTTCTTGGTCAGTCTCATGTTCCTGTTGGGTTACCACTGCTGGCTGGTCGTCCAGAACCGGTCCACACTAG AGGCGTTCTCTGCTCCAGTCTTCACGACAGGACCAGACCGTAATGGTTTCAATGTGGGGATCAGGAGGAACCTGCAGCAGGTGTTTGGAGACAATAAGAGACTCTGGTTCCTGCCTATCTGCACCAG agataccctcctgaag gtttacactccaaccctgttcctggagagagaccctcctggag gtttacactccaaccctgttcctggagagagaccctcctggaggtttatactccaaccctgttcctggagaaataccctcctgtag
- the zdhhc15b gene encoding palmitoyltransferase ZDHHC15B isoform X2 → MALSRGLRCCARVFSWIPVLIITSVVLWSYYAYVFELCVFTISNTLEKVAYLLVFHVCFVMFSWTYWKAIFTPPATPCKKFQLSYSDKDRYEREERPDAQKQILVDIAKSLPIFTRATSGAIRFCDRCQVLKPDRSHHCSVCETCVLKMDHHCPWVNNCLSLSPGVNNCVGFSNYKFFLLFLSYSMVYCVFISASVFRFFINFWVGDLPNGPAKFHVLFLMFVALMFLVSLMFLLGYHCWLVVQNRSTLEAFSAPVFTTGPDRNGFNVGIRRNLQQVFGDNKRLWFLPICTRDTLLKVYTPTLFLERDPPEGLYSNPVLRDTLLKVYTPTLFLERDPPGGLHSNPVPGERPSWRFTLQPCSWRETLLEVYTPTLFLERDPPVGLHSNPVPGERPSCRFTLQPCSWRETLLEVLTPTLFLESYPPVGLHSNPVPGERPSWRFILQPCSWRNTLL, encoded by the exons ATGGCTCTTTCCCGAGGTCTGAGATGCTGTGCCCGGGTGTTTTCCTGGATACCAGTCCTCATAATCACCTCCGTGGTGCTGTGGTCCTACTACGCCTATGTGTTTGAGCTATGTGTAT TCACTATCAGCAACACATTGGAGAAGG TGGCCTACCTACTGGTGTTCCATGTGTGTTTTGTGATGTTCTCCTGGACCTATTGGAAGGCCATCTTCACTCCTCCTGCCACACCCTGCAAGAAG TTCCAGCTGTCGTACTCCGACAAGGACCGttatgagagggaggagaggcctGATGCTCAGAAACAGATTCTGGTGGACATCGCTAAGAGTCTCCCCATCTTCACTAGAGCTACGTCTGGAG CTATCAGGTTCTGTGACCGGTGCCAGGTGCTGAAGCCTGACCGCAGTCACCATTGCTCTGTATGTGAAAC GTGTGTTCTGAAGATGGATCATCACTGTCCGTG ggtgaataactgtctctctctctctccagg ggtgaatAACTGTGTGGGGTTCTCCAACTACAagttcttcctcctcttcctatccTACTCTATGGTCTACTGTGTGTTCATCTCTGCCTCAGTCTTCAGATTCTTCATCAACTTCTGGGTG GGGGACCTGCCAAATGGACCCGCTAAGTTCCACGTTCTCTTCCTGATGTTTGTGGCTTTGATGTTCTTGGTCAGTCTCATGTTCCTGTTGGGTTACCACTGCTGGCTGGTCGTCCAGAACCGGTCCACACTAG AGGCGTTCTCTGCTCCAGTCTTCACGACAGGACCAGACCGTAATGGTTTCAATGTGGGGATCAGGAGGAACCTGCAGCAGGTGTTTGGAGACAATAAGAGACTCTGGTTCCTGCCTATCTGCACCAG agataccctcctgaaggtttatactccaaccctgttcctggagagagaccctcctgaag gtttatactccaaccctgttcttagagataccctcctgaaggtttacactccaaccctgttcctggagagagatccTCCTggaggtttacactccaaccctgttcctggagagagaccctcctggaggtttacactccaaccctgttcctggagagaaaccctcctggag gtttatactccaaccctgttcctggagagagaccctcctgtaggtttacactccaaccctgttcctggagagagaccctcctgtaggtttacactccaaccctgttcctggagagagaccctcctggaggttttaactccaaccctgttcctggagagctaccctcctgtag gtttacactccaaccctgttcctggagagagaccctcctggaggtttatactccaaccctgttcctggagaaataccctcctgtag
- the zdhhc15b gene encoding palmitoyltransferase ZDHHC15B isoform X6, with product MALSRGLRCCARVFSWIPVLIITSVVLWSYYAYVFELCVFTISNTLEKVAYLLVFHVCFVMFSWTYWKAIFTPPATPCKKFQLSYSDKDRYEREERPDAQKQILVDIAKSLPIFTRATSGAIRFCDRCQVLKPDRSHHCSVCETCVLKMDHHCPWVNNCLSLSPGVNNCVGFSNYKFFLLFLSYSMVYCVFISASVFRFFINFWVGDLPNGPAKFHVLFLMFVALMFLVSLMFLLGYHCWLVVQNRSTLEAFSAPVFTTGPDRNGFNVGIRRNLQQVFGDNKRLWFLPICTRDTLLKVYTPTLFLERDPPEGLYSNPVLRDTLLKVYTPTLFLERDPPGGLHSNPVPGERPSWRFTLQPCSWRETLLEVYTPTLFLERDPPVGLYSNPVPGEIPSCRF from the exons ATGGCTCTTTCCCGAGGTCTGAGATGCTGTGCCCGGGTGTTTTCCTGGATACCAGTCCTCATAATCACCTCCGTGGTGCTGTGGTCCTACTACGCCTATGTGTTTGAGCTATGTGTAT TCACTATCAGCAACACATTGGAGAAGG TGGCCTACCTACTGGTGTTCCATGTGTGTTTTGTGATGTTCTCCTGGACCTATTGGAAGGCCATCTTCACTCCTCCTGCCACACCCTGCAAGAAG TTCCAGCTGTCGTACTCCGACAAGGACCGttatgagagggaggagaggcctGATGCTCAGAAACAGATTCTGGTGGACATCGCTAAGAGTCTCCCCATCTTCACTAGAGCTACGTCTGGAG CTATCAGGTTCTGTGACCGGTGCCAGGTGCTGAAGCCTGACCGCAGTCACCATTGCTCTGTATGTGAAAC GTGTGTTCTGAAGATGGATCATCACTGTCCGTG ggtgaataactgtctctctctctctccagg ggtgaatAACTGTGTGGGGTTCTCCAACTACAagttcttcctcctcttcctatccTACTCTATGGTCTACTGTGTGTTCATCTCTGCCTCAGTCTTCAGATTCTTCATCAACTTCTGGGTG GGGGACCTGCCAAATGGACCCGCTAAGTTCCACGTTCTCTTCCTGATGTTTGTGGCTTTGATGTTCTTGGTCAGTCTCATGTTCCTGTTGGGTTACCACTGCTGGCTGGTCGTCCAGAACCGGTCCACACTAG AGGCGTTCTCTGCTCCAGTCTTCACGACAGGACCAGACCGTAATGGTTTCAATGTGGGGATCAGGAGGAACCTGCAGCAGGTGTTTGGAGACAATAAGAGACTCTGGTTCCTGCCTATCTGCACCAG agataccctcctgaaggtttatactccaaccctgttcctggagagagaccctcctgaag gtttatactccaaccctgttcttagagataccctcctgaaggtttacactccaaccctgttcctggagagagatccTCCTggaggtttacactccaaccctgttcctggagagagaccctcctggaggtttacactccaaccctgttcctggagagaaaccctcctggag gtttatactccaaccctgttcctggagagagaccctcctgtag gtttatactccaaccctgttcctggagaaataccctcctgtaggttttaa
- the zdhhc15b gene encoding palmitoyltransferase ZDHHC15B isoform X5 yields the protein MALSRGLRCCARVFSWIPVLIITSVVLWSYYAYVFELCVFTISNTLEKVAYLLVFHVCFVMFSWTYWKAIFTPPATPCKKFQLSYSDKDRYEREERPDAQKQILVDIAKSLPIFTRATSGAIRFCDRCQVLKPDRSHHCSVCETCVLKMDHHCPWVNNCLSLSPGVNNCVGFSNYKFFLLFLSYSMVYCVFISASVFRFFINFWVGDLPNGPAKFHVLFLMFVALMFLVSLMFLLGYHCWLVVQNRSTLEAFSAPVFTTGPDRNGFNVGIRRNLQQVFGDNKRLWFLPICTRDTLLKVYTPTLFLERDPPEGLYSNPVLRDTLLKVYTPTLFLERDPPGGLHSNPVPGERPSWRFTLQPCSWRETLLEVYTPTLFLERHPPVGLHSNPVPGERPSCRFILQPCSWRETLL from the exons ATGGCTCTTTCCCGAGGTCTGAGATGCTGTGCCCGGGTGTTTTCCTGGATACCAGTCCTCATAATCACCTCCGTGGTGCTGTGGTCCTACTACGCCTATGTGTTTGAGCTATGTGTAT TCACTATCAGCAACACATTGGAGAAGG TGGCCTACCTACTGGTGTTCCATGTGTGTTTTGTGATGTTCTCCTGGACCTATTGGAAGGCCATCTTCACTCCTCCTGCCACACCCTGCAAGAAG TTCCAGCTGTCGTACTCCGACAAGGACCGttatgagagggaggagaggcctGATGCTCAGAAACAGATTCTGGTGGACATCGCTAAGAGTCTCCCCATCTTCACTAGAGCTACGTCTGGAG CTATCAGGTTCTGTGACCGGTGCCAGGTGCTGAAGCCTGACCGCAGTCACCATTGCTCTGTATGTGAAAC GTGTGTTCTGAAGATGGATCATCACTGTCCGTG ggtgaataactgtctctctctctctccagg ggtgaatAACTGTGTGGGGTTCTCCAACTACAagttcttcctcctcttcctatccTACTCTATGGTCTACTGTGTGTTCATCTCTGCCTCAGTCTTCAGATTCTTCATCAACTTCTGGGTG GGGGACCTGCCAAATGGACCCGCTAAGTTCCACGTTCTCTTCCTGATGTTTGTGGCTTTGATGTTCTTGGTCAGTCTCATGTTCCTGTTGGGTTACCACTGCTGGCTGGTCGTCCAGAACCGGTCCACACTAG AGGCGTTCTCTGCTCCAGTCTTCACGACAGGACCAGACCGTAATGGTTTCAATGTGGGGATCAGGAGGAACCTGCAGCAGGTGTTTGGAGACAATAAGAGACTCTGGTTCCTGCCTATCTGCACCAG agataccctcctgaaggtttatactccaaccctgttcctggagagagaccctcctgaag gtttatactccaaccctgttcttagagataccctcctgaaggtttacactccaaccctgttcctggagagagatccTCCTggaggtttacactccaaccctgttcctggagagagaccctcctggaggtttacactccaaccctgttcctggagagaaaccctcctggaggtttacactccaaccctgttcctggagagacaccctcctgtaggtttacactccaaccctgttcctggagagagaccctcctgtag gtttatactccaaccctgttcctggagagagaccctcctgtag
- the zdhhc15b gene encoding palmitoyltransferase ZDHHC15B isoform X8: protein MALSRGLRCCARVFSWIPVLIITSVVLWSYYAYVFELCVFTISNTLEKVAYLLVFHVCFVMFSWTYWKAIFTPPATPCKKFQLSYSDKDRYEREERPDAQKQILVDIAKSLPIFTRATSGAIRFCDRCQVLKPDRSHHCSVCETCVLKMDHHCPWVNNCLSLSPGVNNCVGFSNYKFFLLFLSYSMVYCVFISASVFRFFINFWVGDLPNGPAKFHVLFLMFVALMFLVSLMFLLGYHCWLVVQNRSTLEAFSAPVFTTGPDRNGFNVGIRRNLQQVFGDNKRLWFLPICTRDTLLKVYTPTLFLERDPPEGLYSNPVLRDTLLKVYTPTLFLERDPPGGLHSNPVPGETPSCRFILQPCSWRNTLL, encoded by the exons ATGGCTCTTTCCCGAGGTCTGAGATGCTGTGCCCGGGTGTTTTCCTGGATACCAGTCCTCATAATCACCTCCGTGGTGCTGTGGTCCTACTACGCCTATGTGTTTGAGCTATGTGTAT TCACTATCAGCAACACATTGGAGAAGG TGGCCTACCTACTGGTGTTCCATGTGTGTTTTGTGATGTTCTCCTGGACCTATTGGAAGGCCATCTTCACTCCTCCTGCCACACCCTGCAAGAAG TTCCAGCTGTCGTACTCCGACAAGGACCGttatgagagggaggagaggcctGATGCTCAGAAACAGATTCTGGTGGACATCGCTAAGAGTCTCCCCATCTTCACTAGAGCTACGTCTGGAG CTATCAGGTTCTGTGACCGGTGCCAGGTGCTGAAGCCTGACCGCAGTCACCATTGCTCTGTATGTGAAAC GTGTGTTCTGAAGATGGATCATCACTGTCCGTG ggtgaataactgtctctctctctctccagg ggtgaatAACTGTGTGGGGTTCTCCAACTACAagttcttcctcctcttcctatccTACTCTATGGTCTACTGTGTGTTCATCTCTGCCTCAGTCTTCAGATTCTTCATCAACTTCTGGGTG GGGGACCTGCCAAATGGACCCGCTAAGTTCCACGTTCTCTTCCTGATGTTTGTGGCTTTGATGTTCTTGGTCAGTCTCATGTTCCTGTTGGGTTACCACTGCTGGCTGGTCGTCCAGAACCGGTCCACACTAG AGGCGTTCTCTGCTCCAGTCTTCACGACAGGACCAGACCGTAATGGTTTCAATGTGGGGATCAGGAGGAACCTGCAGCAGGTGTTTGGAGACAATAAGAGACTCTGGTTCCTGCCTATCTGCACCAG agataccctcctgaaggtttatactccaaccctgttcctggagagagaccctcctgaag gtttatactccaaccctgttcttagagataccctcctgaag gtttacactccaaccctgttcctggagagagaccctcctggag gtttacactccaaccctgttcctggagagacaccctcctgtag gtttatactccaaccctgttcctggagaaataccctcctgtag
- the zdhhc15b gene encoding palmitoyltransferase ZDHHC15B isoform X11: MALSRGLRCCARVFSWIPVLIITSVVLWSYYAYVFELCVFTISNTLEKVAYLLVFHVCFVMFSWTYWKAIFTPPATPCKKFQLSYSDKDRYEREERPDAQKQILVDIAKSLPIFTRATSGAIRFCDRCQVLKPDRSHHCSVCETCVLKMDHHCPWVNNCLSLSPGVNNCVGFSNYKFFLLFLSYSMVYCVFISASVFRFFINFWVGDLPNGPAKFHVLFLMFVALMFLVSLMFLLGYHCWLVVQNRSTLEAFSAPVFTTGPDRNGFNVGIRRNLQQVFGDNKRLWFLPICTRDTLLKVYTPTLFLERDPPEGLYSNPVLRDTLLKVYTPTLFLERDPPGGLHSNPVPGEKPSWRFILQPCSWRETLL, translated from the exons ATGGCTCTTTCCCGAGGTCTGAGATGCTGTGCCCGGGTGTTTTCCTGGATACCAGTCCTCATAATCACCTCCGTGGTGCTGTGGTCCTACTACGCCTATGTGTTTGAGCTATGTGTAT TCACTATCAGCAACACATTGGAGAAGG TGGCCTACCTACTGGTGTTCCATGTGTGTTTTGTGATGTTCTCCTGGACCTATTGGAAGGCCATCTTCACTCCTCCTGCCACACCCTGCAAGAAG TTCCAGCTGTCGTACTCCGACAAGGACCGttatgagagggaggagaggcctGATGCTCAGAAACAGATTCTGGTGGACATCGCTAAGAGTCTCCCCATCTTCACTAGAGCTACGTCTGGAG CTATCAGGTTCTGTGACCGGTGCCAGGTGCTGAAGCCTGACCGCAGTCACCATTGCTCTGTATGTGAAAC GTGTGTTCTGAAGATGGATCATCACTGTCCGTG ggtgaataactgtctctctctctctccagg ggtgaatAACTGTGTGGGGTTCTCCAACTACAagttcttcctcctcttcctatccTACTCTATGGTCTACTGTGTGTTCATCTCTGCCTCAGTCTTCAGATTCTTCATCAACTTCTGGGTG GGGGACCTGCCAAATGGACCCGCTAAGTTCCACGTTCTCTTCCTGATGTTTGTGGCTTTGATGTTCTTGGTCAGTCTCATGTTCCTGTTGGGTTACCACTGCTGGCTGGTCGTCCAGAACCGGTCCACACTAG AGGCGTTCTCTGCTCCAGTCTTCACGACAGGACCAGACCGTAATGGTTTCAATGTGGGGATCAGGAGGAACCTGCAGCAGGTGTTTGGAGACAATAAGAGACTCTGGTTCCTGCCTATCTGCACCAG agataccctcctgaaggtttatactccaaccctgttcctggagagagaccctcctgaag gtttatactccaaccctgttcttagagataccctcctgaag gtttacactccaaccctgttcctggagagagaccctcctggaggtttacactccaaccctgttcctggagagaaaccctcctggag gtttatactccaaccctgttcctggagagagaccctcctgtag
- the zdhhc15b gene encoding palmitoyltransferase ZDHHC15B isoform X4, which produces MALSRGLRCCARVFSWIPVLIITSVVLWSYYAYVFELCVFTISNTLEKVAYLLVFHVCFVMFSWTYWKAIFTPPATPCKKFQLSYSDKDRYEREERPDAQKQILVDIAKSLPIFTRATSGAIRFCDRCQVLKPDRSHHCSVCETCVLKMDHHCPWVNNCLSLSPGVNNCVGFSNYKFFLLFLSYSMVYCVFISASVFRFFINFWVGDLPNGPAKFHVLFLMFVALMFLVSLMFLLGYHCWLVVQNRSTLEAFSAPVFTTGPDRNGFNVGIRRNLQQVFGDNKRLWFLPICTRDTLLKVYTPTLFLERDPPEGLYSNPVLRDTLLKVYTPTLFLERDPPGGLHSNPVPGERPSWRFTLQPCSWRETLLEVYTPTLFLERHPPVGLHSNPVPGERPSCRFTLQPCSWRETLL; this is translated from the exons ATGGCTCTTTCCCGAGGTCTGAGATGCTGTGCCCGGGTGTTTTCCTGGATACCAGTCCTCATAATCACCTCCGTGGTGCTGTGGTCCTACTACGCCTATGTGTTTGAGCTATGTGTAT TCACTATCAGCAACACATTGGAGAAGG TGGCCTACCTACTGGTGTTCCATGTGTGTTTTGTGATGTTCTCCTGGACCTATTGGAAGGCCATCTTCACTCCTCCTGCCACACCCTGCAAGAAG TTCCAGCTGTCGTACTCCGACAAGGACCGttatgagagggaggagaggcctGATGCTCAGAAACAGATTCTGGTGGACATCGCTAAGAGTCTCCCCATCTTCACTAGAGCTACGTCTGGAG CTATCAGGTTCTGTGACCGGTGCCAGGTGCTGAAGCCTGACCGCAGTCACCATTGCTCTGTATGTGAAAC GTGTGTTCTGAAGATGGATCATCACTGTCCGTG ggtgaataactgtctctctctctctccagg ggtgaatAACTGTGTGGGGTTCTCCAACTACAagttcttcctcctcttcctatccTACTCTATGGTCTACTGTGTGTTCATCTCTGCCTCAGTCTTCAGATTCTTCATCAACTTCTGGGTG GGGGACCTGCCAAATGGACCCGCTAAGTTCCACGTTCTCTTCCTGATGTTTGTGGCTTTGATGTTCTTGGTCAGTCTCATGTTCCTGTTGGGTTACCACTGCTGGCTGGTCGTCCAGAACCGGTCCACACTAG AGGCGTTCTCTGCTCCAGTCTTCACGACAGGACCAGACCGTAATGGTTTCAATGTGGGGATCAGGAGGAACCTGCAGCAGGTGTTTGGAGACAATAAGAGACTCTGGTTCCTGCCTATCTGCACCAG agataccctcctgaaggtttatactccaaccctgttcctggagagagaccctcctgaag gtttatactccaaccctgttcttagagataccctcctgaaggtttacactccaaccctgttcctggagagagatccTCCTggaggtttacactccaaccctgttcctggagagagaccctcctggaggtttacactccaaccctgttcctggagagaaaccctcctggaggtttacactccaaccctgttcctggagagacaccctcctgtaggtttacactccaaccctgttcctggagagagaccctcctgtaggtttacactccaaccctgttcctggagagagaccctcctgtag
- the zdhhc15b gene encoding palmitoyltransferase ZDHHC15B isoform X7 produces MALSRGLRCCARVFSWIPVLIITSVVLWSYYAYVFELCVFTISNTLEKVAYLLVFHVCFVMFSWTYWKAIFTPPATPCKKFQLSYSDKDRYEREERPDAQKQILVDIAKSLPIFTRATSGAIRFCDRCQVLKPDRSHHCSVCETCVLKMDHHCPWVNNCLSLSPGVNNCVGFSNYKFFLLFLSYSMVYCVFISASVFRFFINFWVGDLPNGPAKFHVLFLMFVALMFLVSLMFLLGYHCWLVVQNRSTLEAFSAPVFTTGPDRNGFNVGIRRNLQQVFGDNKRLWFLPICTRDTLLKVYTPTLFLERDPPEGLYSNPVLRDTLLKVYTPTLFLERDPPGGLHSNPVPGERPSWRFILQPCSWRNTLL; encoded by the exons ATGGCTCTTTCCCGAGGTCTGAGATGCTGTGCCCGGGTGTTTTCCTGGATACCAGTCCTCATAATCACCTCCGTGGTGCTGTGGTCCTACTACGCCTATGTGTTTGAGCTATGTGTAT TCACTATCAGCAACACATTGGAGAAGG TGGCCTACCTACTGGTGTTCCATGTGTGTTTTGTGATGTTCTCCTGGACCTATTGGAAGGCCATCTTCACTCCTCCTGCCACACCCTGCAAGAAG TTCCAGCTGTCGTACTCCGACAAGGACCGttatgagagggaggagaggcctGATGCTCAGAAACAGATTCTGGTGGACATCGCTAAGAGTCTCCCCATCTTCACTAGAGCTACGTCTGGAG CTATCAGGTTCTGTGACCGGTGCCAGGTGCTGAAGCCTGACCGCAGTCACCATTGCTCTGTATGTGAAAC GTGTGTTCTGAAGATGGATCATCACTGTCCGTG ggtgaataactgtctctctctctctccagg ggtgaatAACTGTGTGGGGTTCTCCAACTACAagttcttcctcctcttcctatccTACTCTATGGTCTACTGTGTGTTCATCTCTGCCTCAGTCTTCAGATTCTTCATCAACTTCTGGGTG GGGGACCTGCCAAATGGACCCGCTAAGTTCCACGTTCTCTTCCTGATGTTTGTGGCTTTGATGTTCTTGGTCAGTCTCATGTTCCTGTTGGGTTACCACTGCTGGCTGGTCGTCCAGAACCGGTCCACACTAG AGGCGTTCTCTGCTCCAGTCTTCACGACAGGACCAGACCGTAATGGTTTCAATGTGGGGATCAGGAGGAACCTGCAGCAGGTGTTTGGAGACAATAAGAGACTCTGGTTCCTGCCTATCTGCACCAG agataccctcctgaaggtttatactccaaccctgttcctggagagagaccctcctgaag gtttatactccaaccctgttcttagagataccctcctgaag gtttacactccaaccctgttcctggagagagaccctcctggag gtttacactccaaccctgttcctggagagagaccctcctggaggtttatactccaaccctgttcctggagaaataccctcctgtag